A DNA window from Deinococcus multiflagellatus contains the following coding sequences:
- a CDS encoding class-III pyridoxal-phosphate-dependent aminotransferase has protein sequence MCALPPGFISTRDVLDERLTGPEVRRLELAHGNEELLYGLDVLGLAGPFYRVTPWELEDERGVRRINASGYAAMPFGEMPEAITAFMAEFLHKNRAMGLPQQSSGPWRAALQANLVRLLARELPSHAESQVFFCSSGTEAIEGALKFAKAWRPRSKFQISFASGYHGKTLGSLSLTPNPEYQDIFRPLVPGALTSPYGDLDALAALIRRVGPDNVTCVVVEPIQGEGGVNIPPPGFLRGLGELCRKHGIPVIADEIQTGLGRTGHWFESAAQGLDPDIITLAKPLGGGMTAVGATIVRAPIYKKMLGGLSSKRHSNTFGGGALAMAVGLKSLEYLIEQNLPERSRTLGAQGLSRLQAVQRRFPGLLEDVRGQGLLLAMQFRPMVGVPLPAALKEIVFEATAILALRELHGAGVMANLSLSSKRTVRLTPALDMPQDVFATLLDRVEAFAQTHPNARDLLLKTPPQVTARLASFAARSPKKRTPSDG, from the coding sequence ATGTGTGCCCTGCCCCCCGGTTTTATTTCCACGCGTGACGTGCTGGACGAGCGCCTGACCGGCCCCGAGGTGCGCCGCCTGGAACTGGCCCACGGCAACGAGGAACTCCTCTATGGTCTGGACGTGCTGGGGCTGGCGGGCCCTTTTTACCGGGTCACCCCCTGGGAGCTGGAAGACGAACGCGGCGTGCGGCGCATTAATGCCAGCGGCTACGCGGCCATGCCCTTTGGCGAGATGCCAGAAGCCATCACCGCATTCATGGCCGAGTTCCTGCACAAAAACCGGGCTATGGGTCTGCCGCAGCAGTCCAGCGGGCCCTGGCGCGCGGCCCTGCAGGCCAACCTGGTGCGGCTGCTGGCCCGGGAACTGCCCAGCCACGCGGAGAGCCAGGTGTTTTTCTGCTCCAGCGGCACCGAGGCCATAGAAGGCGCCCTGAAGTTCGCCAAGGCGTGGCGCCCGCGCAGCAAGTTCCAGATTTCCTTTGCCAGCGGCTACCACGGCAAGACCCTGGGCAGCCTGAGCCTGACCCCCAACCCCGAATACCAGGACATCTTCCGGCCCCTGGTGCCCGGCGCCCTGACCAGCCCCTACGGCGACCTGGACGCCCTGGCGGCCCTGATCCGGCGCGTGGGCCCGGACAACGTGACCTGCGTGGTGGTGGAACCCATTCAGGGTGAGGGCGGCGTGAACATCCCCCCGCCCGGCTTTCTGCGCGGCCTGGGCGAACTGTGCCGCAAGCACGGCATCCCCGTCATTGCCGATGAGATCCAGACGGGCCTGGGCCGCACCGGGCACTGGTTCGAGTCGGCGGCGCAGGGGCTGGACCCGGACATCATCACGCTGGCCAAGCCGCTGGGCGGGGGCATGACGGCGGTGGGGGCCACCATCGTCCGCGCGCCCATTTACAAGAAGATGCTGGGCGGCCTGAGCAGCAAGCGCCACAGCAACACCTTTGGCGGCGGCGCCCTGGCGATGGCGGTGGGCCTCAAGAGCCTGGAATACCTGATCGAGCAGAACCTCCCAGAGCGCAGCCGCACCCTGGGCGCCCAGGGCCTGAGCCGGCTGCAGGCGGTGCAGCGCCGCTTCCCAGGGCTGCTGGAAGACGTGCGCGGTCAGGGCCTGCTGCTGGCCATGCAGTTCCGGCCGATGGTGGGCGTGCCCCTGCCCGCCGCCCTGAAGGAAATCGTCTTTGAGGCCACCGCCATTCTGGCCCTGCGCGAACTGCACGGTGCGGGCGTGATGGCCAACCTGTCCCTGAGCAGCAAGCGCACCGTGCGCCTGACCCCCGCCCTGGACATGCCCCAGGACGTCTTTGCCACCCTGCTGGACCGCGTGGAAGCGTTTGCCCAGACCCACCCCAATGCCCGCGACCTGCTGCTGAAAACCCCGCCGCAGGTCACCGCGCGCCTGGCGAGCTTTGCGGCAAGAAGCCCGAAGAAGCGCACGCCGAGCGATGGGTGA
- a CDS encoding rhodanese-like domain-containing protein — protein MNPPPLPDGVTIIDLRPAALRAAEPLESLTERPVLAVSLDEIEAGSHRLTPAQGPLVVICERGVRSTLAAEYLRADGLDAQAYPGGVPALRSGQG, from the coding sequence GTGAACCCACCGCCTCTGCCCGACGGCGTGACCATCATTGACCTGCGCCCCGCCGCGCTGCGGGCGGCCGAGCCGCTGGAAAGTCTGACGGAGCGGCCTGTCCTGGCCGTGTCGCTGGACGAGATCGAGGCGGGAAGTCATCGTCTGACCCCGGCGCAGGGCCCGTTGGTGGTGATCTGCGAACGGGGCGTGCGCTCCACACTGGCGGCCGAGTACCTGCGCGCCGACGGCCTGGATGCGCAGGCGTACCCGGGTGGGGTGCCGGCGCTGCGGTCGGGACAGGGCTGA
- a CDS encoding rhodanese-like domain-containing protein, translated as MEDVTPQEGQRRVQAGALLVDVREQNEYDEVHAQGAQLIPLSEFESRHAELPRDRELVMICRSGARSARAGEFLKAQGYTQVVNLAGGTMAWVNEGLPHVQGQG; from the coding sequence ATGGAAGATGTCACCCCGCAAGAAGGGCAGCGCCGCGTGCAGGCGGGCGCGCTGCTCGTGGACGTGCGCGAGCAGAATGAATACGACGAGGTGCACGCCCAGGGCGCGCAGCTGATCCCCCTGAGCGAGTTTGAAAGCCGCCACGCCGAACTGCCGCGCGACCGCGAACTCGTCATGATCTGCCGCAGCGGCGCCCGCAGCGCCCGCGCCGGCGAGTTCCTGAAGGCCCAGGGCTACACGCAGGTGGTCAATCTCGCGGGCGGCACGATGGCCTGGGTGAACGAGGGGCTGCCGCACGTGCAGGGGCAGGGCTGA
- a CDS encoding L-glutamate gamma-semialdehyde dehydrogenase, translated as MTTMMEGFLPFEHEPYFNFRDGAVAQAQQEAFRQVREQYVGRTFPLIVGGQEAQGSGTFEVRNPADTREVVWRFQNATPAQLQQAVEAAQAAFEEWRFSDPFQRASIFKRAAELLRARRMELNAVMTLENGKNWPEADGEVAESVDHFEVFAREALRWAQGKPVYPMPDEHVTTVYEPLGVVACISPWNFPSAIPLGMALGAIAAGNTVIWKPARETPLSSYLMVELLFEAGLPRGVIQFLTGTDDVLGDPLVDHPGVRMIAFTGSKEIGCRIYERAAKVQPGQRWLKRVIAEMGGKDPTVVCADGDLDAAAAGIVQAAFGYAGQKCSACSRVIAEESVYDALLEKVTALARQLKVGLPEDNADLGPVIHPGSAERIMGFVERGQQSARLVLGGDVPDMGERQGGYVSPTIFADVPPSDPLFQEEIFGPVLAFTRARDWQHAIELANDSEYGLTAAFYSRDPHKIEEARKRLHVGNLYINRKCTGALSGTHAFGGYGMSGTNAKVGGPDYLFWFLQTKTVAQRY; from the coding sequence ATGACGACCATGATGGAGGGATTCCTTCCCTTCGAGCACGAACCGTATTTCAACTTCCGCGACGGGGCTGTCGCGCAGGCGCAGCAAGAAGCGTTCCGGCAGGTCCGCGAGCAGTATGTGGGGCGCACCTTCCCGCTGATCGTGGGCGGGCAGGAAGCCCAGGGCAGCGGCACCTTCGAGGTGCGCAACCCCGCCGACACGCGCGAGGTGGTCTGGCGCTTTCAGAACGCCACCCCAGCGCAGCTGCAGCAGGCCGTGGAGGCCGCCCAGGCCGCCTTTGAAGAGTGGCGCTTTTCGGACCCCTTCCAGCGCGCCAGCATCTTCAAGCGCGCCGCCGAACTGCTGCGCGCCCGCCGCATGGAACTGAACGCCGTGATGACGCTGGAAAACGGCAAGAACTGGCCGGAAGCCGACGGCGAGGTGGCCGAGTCTGTGGACCACTTCGAGGTCTTTGCGCGCGAAGCCCTGCGCTGGGCCCAGGGCAAGCCGGTCTACCCCATGCCCGATGAGCACGTCACCACCGTCTACGAGCCGCTGGGCGTGGTGGCCTGCATCAGCCCCTGGAACTTCCCCAGCGCGATTCCGCTGGGCATGGCCCTGGGCGCCATTGCCGCCGGCAACACCGTGATCTGGAAGCCTGCCCGCGAAACGCCGCTGTCCTCGTACCTGATGGTGGAACTGCTGTTCGAAGCGGGGCTGCCCCGAGGCGTCATTCAGTTCCTGACCGGCACCGACGACGTGCTGGGCGACCCCCTGGTGGACCACCCCGGCGTGCGCATGATCGCCTTTACCGGCAGCAAGGAGATCGGCTGCCGCATCTACGAGCGCGCCGCAAAGGTGCAGCCCGGCCAGCGCTGGCTCAAGCGGGTAATTGCAGAGATGGGCGGCAAGGACCCCACCGTGGTCTGCGCCGACGGCGACCTGGACGCGGCGGCGGCCGGCATCGTGCAGGCGGCGTTTGGGTACGCGGGCCAGAAGTGCTCGGCGTGCTCGCGCGTGATTGCCGAGGAGAGCGTGTACGACGCCCTGCTGGAGAAGGTCACGGCACTGGCCCGGCAGCTGAAGGTGGGCCTGCCCGAAGACAACGCCGACCTGGGCCCGGTGATTCACCCCGGCAGCGCCGAGCGCATCATGGGCTTTGTGGAGAGGGGCCAGCAGAGCGCCCGGCTGGTGCTGGGCGGCGACGTGCCCGACATGGGCGAGCGCCAGGGCGGCTACGTGTCCCCCACCATCTTTGCCGACGTGCCCCCCAGCGACCCCCTGTTTCAGGAGGAAATCTTCGGGCCGGTGCTGGCCTTTACCCGGGCGCGCGACTGGCAGCACGCCATTGAGCTGGCCAACGACAGCGAATACGGCCTGACCGCCGCCTTTTACAGCCGCGATCCCCACAAGATCGAGGAAGCCAGAAAGCGCCTCCATGTGGGCAACCTGTACATCAACCGCAAGTGCACCGGGGCGCTGTCGGGCACCCACGCCTTTGGCGGCTACGGCATGAGCGGCACGAACGCCAAGGTGGGCGGCCCGGATTATCTGTTCTGGTTCCTGCAGACGAAGACGGTGGCGCAGCGGTACTAA
- a CDS encoding metal-sulfur cluster assembly factor, producing MDAEAMNTETPAAGTLPSEAQVLEALKVVKDPEIPVNVVDLGLIYGVDVQEGGQVDITMTLTSVGCPVQDLIRADAEMAVGRLDGVSGVNVEFVWTPPWGPDKMTEDGKRQMRMFGFNV from the coding sequence ATGGACGCTGAAGCCATGAACACCGAGACGCCGGCAGCCGGTACCCTGCCCAGCGAGGCCCAGGTGCTTGAAGCCCTGAAGGTCGTCAAGGACCCCGAAATTCCCGTGAACGTGGTGGACCTGGGCCTGATCTACGGCGTGGACGTGCAGGAGGGCGGTCAGGTGGACATCACCATGACCCTCACCAGCGTGGGCTGCCCTGTACAGGACCTGATCCGCGCCGACGCCGAGATGGCCGTGGGCCGCCTTGACGGCGTGAGCGGCGTGAACGTGGAATTCGTCTGGACGCCGCCGTGGGGCCCCGACAAGATGACCGAAGACGGCAAGCGCCAGATGCGGATGTTCGGGTTCAATGTATAG
- a CDS encoding DUF4180 domain-containing protein codes for MASEAGRVQAVGELGVTLRGAPDSSALIGAAYALDGVLLRESDLSPEFLNLRTGLLGELFQKCVNYRLAVAFVLPDFTAHGERFAELAYEHARHPCIRFVHTEEEAWAWLGRQVR; via the coding sequence ATGGCGTCAGAGGCGGGGCGGGTGCAGGCGGTGGGCGAGCTGGGCGTGACCCTGCGGGGCGCCCCGGATAGTTCGGCACTGATCGGCGCGGCCTACGCGCTAGATGGCGTGCTGCTGCGCGAAAGCGACCTTTCGCCCGAATTCCTGAACCTGCGCACGGGCCTGCTGGGCGAGTTGTTCCAGAAGTGCGTGAACTATCGTCTGGCCGTCGCCTTCGTGCTCCCCGACTTCACGGCCCACGGCGAACGCTTTGCCGAACTGGCCTATGAACACGCCCGCCACCCATGTATCCGTTTTGTTCACACCGAGGAAGAAGCCTGGGCGTGGCTGGGGAGGCAGGTGAGGTGA
- a CDS encoding DinB family protein: MTDPDRNVRSQLAFARLLPKLFRGGQAFVGVEASLSGLSDEQAAARPQGLPHSVAELVAHVNWWNRWMLDIIEMGQAQPYPKAAAETWPSVTAADWPRVKNEFYELLARIDPHAARPDLANPVNHEETIGELLADMALHTAHHFGQIVAVRQALGAWPPPGGGDTW; encoded by the coding sequence ATGACTGACCCTGACCGCAACGTGCGTTCCCAACTCGCCTTCGCGCGCCTGCTGCCCAAGCTGTTCCGGGGTGGGCAGGCGTTCGTGGGGGTCGAGGCGTCCTTGAGCGGCCTCTCGGACGAGCAGGCGGCGGCCCGGCCCCAGGGCCTGCCGCACTCGGTGGCCGAGCTGGTGGCGCATGTGAACTGGTGGAACCGCTGGATGCTGGACATCATCGAGATGGGGCAGGCCCAGCCCTACCCGAAGGCGGCGGCCGAGACGTGGCCCAGTGTGACGGCGGCCGACTGGCCCCGGGTGAAGAACGAGTTCTACGAGCTGCTGGCGCGCATTGATCCGCACGCCGCGCGGCCGGACCTTGCCAACCCGGTGAACCACGAGGAAACCATTGGCGAACTGCTGGCCGACATGGCCCTGCACACTGCGCACCACTTCGGGCAGATCGTGGCAGTGCGCCAGGCGCTGGGGGCGTGGCCGCCTCCCGGGGGCGGCGATACGTGGTAG